One genomic region from Lacerta agilis isolate rLacAgi1 chromosome 13, rLacAgi1.pri, whole genome shotgun sequence encodes:
- the DECR2 gene encoding peroxisomal 2,4-dienoyl-CoA reductase isoform X1 — protein MEILLVLSPSQDLQWLCLVFCRTVLEVMSQLGFACQPPPDVDTDDCLQEYSYLFSPDILKGKVAFITGGGSGIGFRTAEILMRHGCHTIIASRNLQRLTEAAKKLSVATGQRCLPLALDVRQPQMIMAAVDEALKEFERIDILVNNAAGNFLCPASALSFNAYKTVIEIDTLGTFNVSKVLYEKCLRDHGGVIVNISATLSYKGQALQMHAGTAKAAIDSMTKHLAVEWGPNGIRVNSLAPGPISGTEGHRRLVQPHPEAQNLFRNIPLQRMGNKTEIAHSVLYLASPLASYVSGTTLVVDGGAWMTSENNFPSLLGVWATELKKEK, from the exons ATGGAAATATTGCTGgttctttctccctctcaggACTTGCAATGGCTGTGTCTTGTTTTCTGCAGAACTGTCTTGGAAGTCATGTCCCAGCTAGGCTTTGCTTGCCAGCCTCCTCCTGATGTTGACACTGATGACTGTCTTCAGGAATACTCCTACCTCTTCAGTCCAGACATTCTCAA GGGCAAAGTTGCATTCATCACTGGCGGCGGCTCCGGCATTGGATTCCGCACAGCTGAGATTCTGATGAG GCATGGCTGTCATACTATCATTGCCAGCAGGAACCTTCAGAGGCTGACAGAG gCTGCCAAGAAACTATCAGTGGCCACTGGCCAGCGCTGCCTGCCCCTCGCGCTGGATGTCAGGCAGCCACAGATGATCATGGCAGCCGTGGATGAGGCCCTCAAGGAATTTGAGAGGATTGATATCCTTGTCAACA atgctgctggaaaCTTCCTGTGCCCAGCCAGTGCTCTGTCCTTCAATGCCTACAAAACCGTGATTGAGATTGACACCTTGGGAACATTCAACGTCTCCAAAGTGCTGTATGAGAAGTGTCTCCGT GACCATGGCGGAGTCATTGTCAATATTTCGGCAACCCTAAGCTACAAAGGTCAGGCTCTCCAGATGCATGCAGGGACAGCTAAGGCAGCCATAG ATTCAATGACGAAACATCTGGCTGTGGAATGGGGTCCTAATGGAATCAGAGTGAATAGCCTGGCGCCAGGTCCTATTTCGGGTACAGAGGGTCACCGCCGCTTAG ttCAGCCTCACCCAGAAGCACAAAACCTCTTTCGGAATATCCCCCTCCAGCGGATGGGGAACAAGACGGAGATTGCCCACAGCGTCCTGTACCTGGCCAGCCCCCTCGCCTCGTATGTGAGCGGCACAACCCTGGTGGTGGACGGCGGGGCCTGGATGACCTCCGAGAACAACTTCCCCTCACTGTTGG GCGTCTGGGCTACAGaattaaagaaagagaaatga
- the DECR2 gene encoding peroxisomal 2,4-dienoyl-CoA reductase isoform X2 — protein MEILLVLSPSQDLQWLCLVFCRTVLEVMSQLGFACQPPPDVDTDDCLQEYSYLFSPDILKGKVAFITGGGSGIGFRTAEILMRHGCHTIIASRNLQRLTEAAKKLSVATGQRCLPLALDVRQPQMIMAAVDEALKEFERIDILVNNAAGNFLCPASALSFNAYKTVIEIDTLGTFNVSKVLYEKCLRDHGGVIVNISATLSYKGQALQMHAGTAKAAIDSMTKHLAVEWGPNGIRVNSLAPGPISGTEGHRRLVQPHPEAQNLFRNIPLQRMGNKTEIAHSVLYLASPLASYVSGTTLVVDGGAWMTSENNFPSLLGIASHSAKL, from the exons ATGGAAATATTGCTGgttctttctccctctcaggACTTGCAATGGCTGTGTCTTGTTTTCTGCAGAACTGTCTTGGAAGTCATGTCCCAGCTAGGCTTTGCTTGCCAGCCTCCTCCTGATGTTGACACTGATGACTGTCTTCAGGAATACTCCTACCTCTTCAGTCCAGACATTCTCAA GGGCAAAGTTGCATTCATCACTGGCGGCGGCTCCGGCATTGGATTCCGCACAGCTGAGATTCTGATGAG GCATGGCTGTCATACTATCATTGCCAGCAGGAACCTTCAGAGGCTGACAGAG gCTGCCAAGAAACTATCAGTGGCCACTGGCCAGCGCTGCCTGCCCCTCGCGCTGGATGTCAGGCAGCCACAGATGATCATGGCAGCCGTGGATGAGGCCCTCAAGGAATTTGAGAGGATTGATATCCTTGTCAACA atgctgctggaaaCTTCCTGTGCCCAGCCAGTGCTCTGTCCTTCAATGCCTACAAAACCGTGATTGAGATTGACACCTTGGGAACATTCAACGTCTCCAAAGTGCTGTATGAGAAGTGTCTCCGT GACCATGGCGGAGTCATTGTCAATATTTCGGCAACCCTAAGCTACAAAGGTCAGGCTCTCCAGATGCATGCAGGGACAGCTAAGGCAGCCATAG ATTCAATGACGAAACATCTGGCTGTGGAATGGGGTCCTAATGGAATCAGAGTGAATAGCCTGGCGCCAGGTCCTATTTCGGGTACAGAGGGTCACCGCCGCTTAG ttCAGCCTCACCCAGAAGCACAAAACCTCTTTCGGAATATCCCCCTCCAGCGGATGGGGAACAAGACGGAGATTGCCCACAGCGTCCTGTACCTGGCCAGCCCCCTCGCCTCGTATGTGAGCGGCACAACCCTGGTGGTGGACGGCGGGGCCTGGATGACCTCCGAGAACAACTTCCCCTCACTGTTGGGTATTGCCTCACACTCTGCTAAGCTCTAG
- the DECR2 gene encoding peroxisomal 2,4-dienoyl-CoA reductase isoform X3: MLCGTVLEVMSQLGFACQPPPDVDTDDCLQEYSYLFSPDILKGKVAFITGGGSGIGFRTAEILMRHGCHTIIASRNLQRLTEAAKKLSVATGQRCLPLALDVRQPQMIMAAVDEALKEFERIDILVNNAAGNFLCPASALSFNAYKTVIEIDTLGTFNVSKVLYEKCLRDHGGVIVNISATLSYKGQALQMHAGTAKAAIDSMTKHLAVEWGPNGIRVNSLAPGPISGTEGHRRLVQPHPEAQNLFRNIPLQRMGNKTEIAHSVLYLASPLASYVSGTTLVVDGGAWMTSENNFPSLLGVWATELKKEK, encoded by the exons AACTGTCTTGGAAGTCATGTCCCAGCTAGGCTTTGCTTGCCAGCCTCCTCCTGATGTTGACACTGATGACTGTCTTCAGGAATACTCCTACCTCTTCAGTCCAGACATTCTCAA GGGCAAAGTTGCATTCATCACTGGCGGCGGCTCCGGCATTGGATTCCGCACAGCTGAGATTCTGATGAG GCATGGCTGTCATACTATCATTGCCAGCAGGAACCTTCAGAGGCTGACAGAG gCTGCCAAGAAACTATCAGTGGCCACTGGCCAGCGCTGCCTGCCCCTCGCGCTGGATGTCAGGCAGCCACAGATGATCATGGCAGCCGTGGATGAGGCCCTCAAGGAATTTGAGAGGATTGATATCCTTGTCAACA atgctgctggaaaCTTCCTGTGCCCAGCCAGTGCTCTGTCCTTCAATGCCTACAAAACCGTGATTGAGATTGACACCTTGGGAACATTCAACGTCTCCAAAGTGCTGTATGAGAAGTGTCTCCGT GACCATGGCGGAGTCATTGTCAATATTTCGGCAACCCTAAGCTACAAAGGTCAGGCTCTCCAGATGCATGCAGGGACAGCTAAGGCAGCCATAG ATTCAATGACGAAACATCTGGCTGTGGAATGGGGTCCTAATGGAATCAGAGTGAATAGCCTGGCGCCAGGTCCTATTTCGGGTACAGAGGGTCACCGCCGCTTAG ttCAGCCTCACCCAGAAGCACAAAACCTCTTTCGGAATATCCCCCTCCAGCGGATGGGGAACAAGACGGAGATTGCCCACAGCGTCCTGTACCTGGCCAGCCCCCTCGCCTCGTATGTGAGCGGCACAACCCTGGTGGTGGACGGCGGGGCCTGGATGACCTCCGAGAACAACTTCCCCTCACTGTTGG GCGTCTGGGCTACAGaattaaagaaagagaaatga
- the DECR2 gene encoding peroxisomal 2,4-dienoyl-CoA reductase isoform X4 produces MSQLGFACQPPPDVDTDDCLQEYSYLFSPDILKGKVAFITGGGSGIGFRTAEILMRHGCHTIIASRNLQRLTEAAKKLSVATGQRCLPLALDVRQPQMIMAAVDEALKEFERIDILVNNAAGNFLCPASALSFNAYKTVIEIDTLGTFNVSKVLYEKCLRDHGGVIVNISATLSYKGQALQMHAGTAKAAIDSMTKHLAVEWGPNGIRVNSLAPGPISGTEGHRRLVQPHPEAQNLFRNIPLQRMGNKTEIAHSVLYLASPLASYVSGTTLVVDGGAWMTSENNFPSLLGVWATELKKEK; encoded by the exons ATGTCCCAGCTAGGCTTTGCTTGCCAGCCTCCTCCTGATGTTGACACTGATGACTGTCTTCAGGAATACTCCTACCTCTTCAGTCCAGACATTCTCAA GGGCAAAGTTGCATTCATCACTGGCGGCGGCTCCGGCATTGGATTCCGCACAGCTGAGATTCTGATGAG GCATGGCTGTCATACTATCATTGCCAGCAGGAACCTTCAGAGGCTGACAGAG gCTGCCAAGAAACTATCAGTGGCCACTGGCCAGCGCTGCCTGCCCCTCGCGCTGGATGTCAGGCAGCCACAGATGATCATGGCAGCCGTGGATGAGGCCCTCAAGGAATTTGAGAGGATTGATATCCTTGTCAACA atgctgctggaaaCTTCCTGTGCCCAGCCAGTGCTCTGTCCTTCAATGCCTACAAAACCGTGATTGAGATTGACACCTTGGGAACATTCAACGTCTCCAAAGTGCTGTATGAGAAGTGTCTCCGT GACCATGGCGGAGTCATTGTCAATATTTCGGCAACCCTAAGCTACAAAGGTCAGGCTCTCCAGATGCATGCAGGGACAGCTAAGGCAGCCATAG ATTCAATGACGAAACATCTGGCTGTGGAATGGGGTCCTAATGGAATCAGAGTGAATAGCCTGGCGCCAGGTCCTATTTCGGGTACAGAGGGTCACCGCCGCTTAG ttCAGCCTCACCCAGAAGCACAAAACCTCTTTCGGAATATCCCCCTCCAGCGGATGGGGAACAAGACGGAGATTGCCCACAGCGTCCTGTACCTGGCCAGCCCCCTCGCCTCGTATGTGAGCGGCACAACCCTGGTGGTGGACGGCGGGGCCTGGATGACCTCCGAGAACAACTTCCCCTCACTGTTGG GCGTCTGGGCTACAGaattaaagaaagagaaatga